From one Populus alba chromosome 17, ASM523922v2, whole genome shotgun sequence genomic stretch:
- the LOC118062045 gene encoding uncharacterized protein produces MGSCVSTPPKKIKLHKRRHRKGRHLVKISNTVQDGATRCRKSGVSNSTFHLTQLQWHLSQVDSDVIQEEPWFDTVSILESDSDDEFCSVLGDRFSSVGSTTGNISSGQVLQYESSSCFVDGSYKYEEYHESYMKIDGSKAGKDEYKESKGFAVISAQGYDLSHFSKADEIRRKKLLNNSYGSFKGLKDDRRDSQENNLKSGRSRLVPSVSFNDKILSASAPKGKLAVFRLSFKRKSGDIGEEASEHCPSKRFLYRPKAGFIIPRATGEKPTAGCWSEIPPSNFKLRGLTYFKDKQKCPAPIHSPYTPIGVDVFVCPRKINHIAQQLDLPNLKSDGKLPPLLIVNIQMPTYPAAMFLGDTNGEGMSLVLYFKVSENLEKDISSQYQDNIKKLIEDEMEKVRGFAKDSTVPYRERLKIMTGLVNPEDLNLSSTERKLVNAYNEKPVLSRPQHEFFKGPNYFEIDLDIHRFSYISRKGLESFRDRLRNGILDMGLTIQAQKQEELPEQVLCCLRLNRIDFVDRGQLPRLMTIDDD; encoded by the exons ATGGGCAGCTGCGTATCAACACCaccaaaaaagattaaattacataaaaggCGCCATCGCAAGGGCAGACATCTAGTGAAGATATCCAATACTGTCCAGGATGGAG CTACCAGGTGCAGAAAATCTGGAGTCTCCAATTCGACATTCCATCTCACCCAGTTGCAATGGCACCTCAGTCAAGTGGACTCTGACG TAATCCAAGAGGAACCATGGTTTGATACAGTCAGTATTCTGGAGTCAGATTCTGATGATGAATTCTGCAGTGTGCTTGGAG ACCGCTTTTCATCAGTGGGTTCTACAACTGGGAACATCTCAAGCGGACAAGTGCTTCAATATGAAAGCTCTTCATGTTTTGTGGATGGCAGTTATAAATATGAAGAATACCATGAAAGTTATATGAAAATAGATGGATCAAAAGCAGGAAAAGATGAATACAAGGAATCCAAAGGATTTGCAGTTATTAGTGCTCAGGGTTATGATCTTTCACATTTTAGTAAAGCTGATGAAATTCGGaggaagaaattattaaataattcctACGGAAGCTTCAAAGGTCTAAAAGATGATAGACGTGACTCTCAGGAGAATAACTTGAAGTCAGGTCGATCTCGATTGGTTCCTTCTGTAAGTTTCAATGACAAGATTTTATCTGCTTCAGCTCCAAAAGGGAAGCTAGCAGTTTTTAGGCTTTCTTTTAAGAGGAAATCAGGTGATATTGGGGAAGAAGCTAGTGAACACT GTCCATCAAAAAGATTCTTGTACCGTCCTAAAGCAGGATTTATTATTCCACGTGCCACGGGAGAGAAGCCAACTGCAGGATGTTGGTCTGAGATTCCACCCTCAAATTTCAAACTTCGTGGTCTGACCTATTTCAA AGATAAGCAGAAGTGCCCTGCTCCAATTCACAGTCCATACACTCCAATTGGTGTTGATGTATTCGTCTGCCCAAGAAAGATAAATCACATAGCTCAACAACTTGATCTTCCAAACTTAAAATCAGATGGGAAACTCCCTCCTCTGTTAATAGTAAATATTCAG ATGCCAACCTATCCTGCTGCAATGTTCCTTGGTGATACTAATGGGGAAGGGATGAGTCTTGTGCTGTACTTCAAGGTTTCTGAAAACTTGGAGAAAGACATTTCTTCCCAATATCAAGACAATATCAAG AAATTGATTGAGGATGAGATGGAAAAGGTCAGAGGTTTTGCAAAAGACTCAACTGTTCCATATAGAGAAAGGCTAAAGATCATGACTGGGTTGGTTAATCCTGAAGATCTCAATTTGAGTTCTACTGAAAGAAAGCTTGTTAATGCTTATAATGAAAAGCCAGTTCTTTCTCGTCCCCAGCATGAATTTTTCAAG ggTCCTAATTACTTTGAGATTGATCTGGATATTCATCGCTTCAGCTACATATCAAGAAAGGGACTAGAATCATTTCGAGACCGCCTGAGGAACGGAATACTTGATATGGGTCTAACTATCCAG GCACAGAAACAAGAAGAACTTCCGGAGCAAGTGTTGTGCTGTCTGAGATTGAACAGAATTGATTTTGTGGATCGTGGTCAACTGCCGAGGCTTATGACCATTGATGATGACTAA
- the LOC118060371 gene encoding uncharacterized protein isoform X1, producing the protein MKMFCRWFRSLEKRMEGELKPELKEKVSNIFQDFLTRITKLEELAGIGSRLLNGYQQALEFLRRPPIDETSQLIKNIIKANETKMVKSYIEAGCINVHDSIQNTNKLHTCLLGLHNHLSKAKSLLNELEHLLEDLSGEIKTANLCLPPLKNEDCGDQLYQQITTDQSSFELGELEMTNYAVLMGIIYSMVKQDYVMQERIVNSLNLKSLSGELESYCVMWSLRPFIMDEVMHHAWRLIP; encoded by the exons ATGAAAATGTTCTGCAGGTGGTTTCGTAGTTTAGAAAAAAG AATGGAAGGCGAATTAAAACCTGAACTGAAAGAGAAGGTTTccaatatttttcaagatttcttGACTAG GATCACAAAACTTGAGGAACTTGCAGGTATTGGAAGCAGATTACTCAATGGTTATCAGCAAGCGCTTG AATTTCTTCGACGACCTCCAATAGACGAGACATCTCAGCTAATAAAGAATATTATCAAagcaaatgaaacaaaaatggTTAAATCTTATATTGAAGCTGGTTGTATTAATGTTCATGATAgcatacaaaatacaaacaagt TGCATACATGCCTACTTGGACTTCATAACCATTTAAGCAAAG CCAAGAGCTTACTAAATGAACTTGAACATCTCTTGGAGGATTTATCTGGTGAAATTAAAACTGCCAATCTATGTTTACCACCTTTGAAGAATGAAGATTGCGGGGACCAATTGTATCAACAAATAACTACTGACCAG TCATCATTCGAACTCGGAGAACTTGAAATGACAAATTATGCTGTGTTGATGGGGATCATTTACAGTATGGTAAAGCAAGACTATGTAATGCAG GAGAGGATTGTTAATTCATTAAATCTCAAATCATTGTCTGGAGAACTAGAGAGCTATTGCGTAATGTGGTCCTTGCGTCCTTTTATCATGGATGAGGTTATGCATCATGCCTGGAGACTGATTCCTTAG
- the LOC118060371 gene encoding uncharacterized protein isoform X3 yields the protein MKMFCRWFRSLEKRMEGELKPELKEKVSNIFQDFLTRITKLEELAGIGSRLLNGYQQALEFLRRPPIDETSQLIKNIIKANETKMVKSYIEAGCINVHDSIQNTNKSKSLLNELEHLLEDLSGEIKTANLCLPPLKNEDCGDQLYQQITTDQSSFELGELEMTNYAVLMGIIYSMVKQDYVMQERIVNSLNLKSLSGELESYCVMWSLRPFIMDEVMHHAWRLIP from the exons ATGAAAATGTTCTGCAGGTGGTTTCGTAGTTTAGAAAAAAG AATGGAAGGCGAATTAAAACCTGAACTGAAAGAGAAGGTTTccaatatttttcaagatttcttGACTAG GATCACAAAACTTGAGGAACTTGCAGGTATTGGAAGCAGATTACTCAATGGTTATCAGCAAGCGCTTG AATTTCTTCGACGACCTCCAATAGACGAGACATCTCAGCTAATAAAGAATATTATCAAagcaaatgaaacaaaaatggTTAAATCTTATATTGAAGCTGGTTGTATTAATGTTCATGATAgcatacaaaatacaaacaagt CCAAGAGCTTACTAAATGAACTTGAACATCTCTTGGAGGATTTATCTGGTGAAATTAAAACTGCCAATCTATGTTTACCACCTTTGAAGAATGAAGATTGCGGGGACCAATTGTATCAACAAATAACTACTGACCAG TCATCATTCGAACTCGGAGAACTTGAAATGACAAATTATGCTGTGTTGATGGGGATCATTTACAGTATGGTAAAGCAAGACTATGTAATGCAG GAGAGGATTGTTAATTCATTAAATCTCAAATCATTGTCTGGAGAACTAGAGAGCTATTGCGTAATGTGGTCCTTGCGTCCTTTTATCATGGATGAGGTTATGCATCATGCCTGGAGACTGATTCCTTAG
- the LOC118060371 gene encoding uncharacterized protein isoform X2 gives MEGELKPELKEKVSNIFQDFLTRITKLEELAGIGSRLLNGYQQALEFLRRPPIDETSQLIKNIIKANETKMVKSYIEAGCINVHDSIQNTNKLHTCLLGLHNHLSKAKSLLNELEHLLEDLSGEIKTANLCLPPLKNEDCGDQLYQQITTDQSSFELGELEMTNYAVLMGIIYSMVKQDYVMQERIVNSLNLKSLSGELESYCVMWSLRPFIMDEVMHHAWRLIP, from the exons ATGGAAGGCGAATTAAAACCTGAACTGAAAGAGAAGGTTTccaatatttttcaagatttcttGACTAG GATCACAAAACTTGAGGAACTTGCAGGTATTGGAAGCAGATTACTCAATGGTTATCAGCAAGCGCTTG AATTTCTTCGACGACCTCCAATAGACGAGACATCTCAGCTAATAAAGAATATTATCAAagcaaatgaaacaaaaatggTTAAATCTTATATTGAAGCTGGTTGTATTAATGTTCATGATAgcatacaaaatacaaacaagt TGCATACATGCCTACTTGGACTTCATAACCATTTAAGCAAAG CCAAGAGCTTACTAAATGAACTTGAACATCTCTTGGAGGATTTATCTGGTGAAATTAAAACTGCCAATCTATGTTTACCACCTTTGAAGAATGAAGATTGCGGGGACCAATTGTATCAACAAATAACTACTGACCAG TCATCATTCGAACTCGGAGAACTTGAAATGACAAATTATGCTGTGTTGATGGGGATCATTTACAGTATGGTAAAGCAAGACTATGTAATGCAG GAGAGGATTGTTAATTCATTAAATCTCAAATCATTGTCTGGAGAACTAGAGAGCTATTGCGTAATGTGGTCCTTGCGTCCTTTTATCATGGATGAGGTTATGCATCATGCCTGGAGACTGATTCCTTAG
- the LOC118060367 gene encoding pentatricopeptide repeat-containing protein At4g37170, whose translation MTRFLANLKSSHSSSVFNHSHKIIAFPYSSQTTQPFQPKTFFRSNTKDTTLVPHLCNQKRFDEAIHILCQQNRLKEALQILHQIDKPSAPVYSTLIQSCIKSRLLQQGKKVHQHIKLSGFVPGLFILNRLLEMYAKCDSLMDSQKLFDEMPERDLCSWNILISGYAKMGLLQEAKSLFDKMPERDNFSWTAMISGYVRHDRPNEALELFRMMKRSDNSKSNKFTVSSALAAAAAVPCLRTGKEIHGYIMRTGLDSDEVVWSALSDMYGKCGSIEEARHIFDKMVDRDIVTWTAMIDRYFQDGRRKEGFDLFADLLRSGIRPNEFTFSGVLNACANQTSEELGKKVHGYMTRVGFDPFSFAASALVHMYSKCGNMVSAERVFKETPQPDLFSWTSLIAGYAQNGQPDEAIRYFELLVKSGTQPDHITFVGVLSACAHAGLVDKGLDYFHSIKEQYGLTHTADHYACIIDLLARSGQFDEAENIISKMSMKPDKFLWASLLGGCRIHGNLKLAQRAAEALFEIEPENPATYVTLANIYATAGMWSEVAKIRKTMDDRGVVKKPGLSWIAIKRDVHVFLVGDDSHPKSKEINEFLGKLSKRMKEEGFVPDTNFVLHDVEDEQKEQNLSYHSEKLAVAFGIISTPEGTPIKVFKNLRTCVDCHTAIKFISKITNRKIIVRDSNRFHFFEDGHCSCRDYW comes from the coding sequence ATGACAAGATTTCTTGCAAACCTCAAGTCCTCTCATTCTTCCTCTGTCTTTAACCACTCCCACAAAATCATTGCATTTCCTTATTCTTCTCAAACCACTCAGCCTTTTCAACCAAAAACCTTCTTCAGATCAAACACCAAAGATACCACCCTCGTACCTCACTTGTGCAATCAGAAGAGGTTCGATGAAGCCATTCATATTTTATGCCAACAAAACCGCTTAAAAGAAGCGTTACAAATTCTCCACCAAATCGACAAACCCTCTGCTCCTGTTTACTCGACTCTTATTCAATCTTGCATTAAAAGTCGGCTTCTCCAACAAGGCAAAAAAGTCCATCAACACATCAAGCTATCTGGGTTTGTACCCGGTTTGTTCATTTTAAATCGGCTTCTTGAAATGTATGCAAAATGTGATAGTTTGATGGATTCCCAGAAGTTGTTTGACGAAATGCCTGAAAGGGATTTGTGTTCATGGAATATTTTGATTTCTGGGTATGCAAAAATGGGTTTACTCCAAGAAGCGAAAAGCCTGTTTGATAAAATGCCTGAAAGAGATAATTTTTCTTGGACCGCGATGATTTCTGGGTACGTCCGTCATGATAGACCTAATGAGGCTTTAGAGCTGTTTAGAATGATGAAGAGAAGTGATAATTCCAAGTCGAATAAGTTTACAGTTTCCAGTGCTCTTGCTGCTGCGGCAGCTGTTCCGTGTTTGAGGACTGGGAAAGAGATTCATGGCTATATAATGAGAACAGGGTTGGATTCTGACGAGGTAGTTTGGAGCGCCTTGTCTGATATGTATGGTAAATGTGGGAGCATAGAGGAAGCAAGGCACATTTTTGACAAGATGGTGGATAGAGATATTGTTACTTGGACGGCAATGATTGATAGGTACTTTCAGGATGGGAGGAGAAAAGAGGGATTCGATTTGTTTGCTGACTTACTGAGGTCAGGTATCAGGCCTAACGAGTTCACTTTTTCTGGGGTTTTAAATGCTTGTGCTAATCAGACTTCAGAGGAGCTTGGTAAGAAGGTTCATGGTTACATGACTAGAGTTGGGTTTGACCCATTCTCCTTTGCGGCAAGTGCTCTTGTTCACATGTATTCTAAGTGCGGAAATATGGTGAGCGCAGAAAGGGTGTTTAAAGAGACGCCTCAGCCAGATTTGTTTTCATGGACTTCATTGATTGCTGGGTATGCTCAAAATGGCCAACCTGATGAGGCTATTCGGTATTTTGAGCTGCTAGTAAAGTCAGGGACACAACCTGATCACATAACTTTTGTTGGTGTTCTATCTGCTTGTGCTCATGCTGGATTAGTTGATAAAGGGCTTGATTACTTTCACTCAATAAAAGAGCAATATGGGTTAACTCATACTGCTGATCATTATGCTTGTATAATTGATTTACTGGCCCGATCTGGCCAATTTGACGAAGCTGAGAATATCATAAGTAAAATGTCAATGAAGCCTGATAAGTTTCTGTGGGCTTCCTTGCTAGGTGGTTGTAGAATTCATGGAAATCTTAAATTGGCACAAAGGGCAGCAGAAGCATTATTTGAGATTGAGCCTGAAAATCCTGCTACTTATGTTACGCTGGCCAACATATATGCCACGGCTGGTATGTGGAGTGAAGTAGCGAAGATCAGAAAGACCATGGATGACCGAGGAGTGGTGAAGAAACCAGGTTTAAGTTGGATTGCGATTAAGAGGGATGTACATGTATTCTTAGTAGGAGATGATTCACACCCGAAATCCAAAGAGATAAATGAGTTTTTGGGGAAGCTGTCCAAAAGGATGAAGGAAGAAGGGTTTGTTCCTGACACAAATTTTGTGTTGCATGATGTGGAGGACGAACAGAAGGAACAAAACCTCTCTTACCATAGTGAGAAGCTTGCTGTAGCTTTTGGAATTATTTCAACTCCAGAAGGAACACCGATCAAGGTTTTCAAGAATTTAAGAACGTGTGTAGACTGCCACACTGCAATTAAATTTATCTCAAAGAtcacaaatagaaaaataattgtgaGGGATTCGAATCGGTTCCATTTTTTTGAGGATGGACACTGCTCATGTAGAGACTATTGGTGA